The Spirochaetota bacterium genome includes a region encoding these proteins:
- a CDS encoding NADH:ubiquinone reductase (Na(+)-transporting) subunit D has product MKKGEITKIFKDNLFYKNPVVVQILGICSTLAVTNFVKNTLVMCFGLIFTTTLSNLTVSILRKSIPSKIRLMVETLIIASYVIVIDIILKTFLPDISRQLGPYVGLIITNCIVLGRTEAFALSNPPLLSLIDGFSSGLGYSIILITISIIREVLGMGTVFGFQVLDPNFTKWTLMVMAPGGFFVLALLIWFLKAFLIREEDKK; this is encoded by the coding sequence ATGAAAAAAGGAGAGATTACAAAAATATTTAAAGATAACTTATTTTATAAAAATCCAGTAGTTGTTCAAATACTTGGAATATGCTCAACACTTGCTGTTACAAATTTCGTTAAAAATACCTTAGTAATGTGTTTTGGACTTATTTTTACAACAACTTTATCAAACTTAACTGTATCTATATTGCGAAAAAGTATTCCTTCTAAAATAAGATTAATGGTTGAAACTTTAATAATAGCTTCTTATGTAATAGTTATAGATATTATATTAAAAACTTTTCTACCAGATATCTCAAGACAATTAGGTCCTTATGTTGGATTAATAATTACTAATTGCATAGTTCTTGGGAGAACAGAAGCTTTTGCTCTATCAAATCCTCCACTTTTATCACTTATTGACGGTTTTTCTTCTGGTCTTGGATATTCTATTATTTTAATCACAATTTCTATTATAAGAGAAGTGCTAGGAATGGGTACAGTTTTTGGATTTCAAGTATTAGATCCTAATTTCACAAAATGGACATTAATGGTAATGGCACCTGGTGGTTTCTTTGTTTTAGCTTTGTTAATTTGGTTTCTAAAAGCTTTTTTAATTAGAGAGGAGGATAAAAAATGA
- a CDS encoding FMN-binding protein: protein MNKSKLKENIKTILYIFFITFIFIGFLGFVNFVFEEKIKRNEEIFLIKALLKSSGFEKNTNILNEIKKEYKLEIKNLNILFESRNENLLISIYKNLFYKINFKNHTFYLFFNSFNFKKEFENMIKNLNNNFNNNKTFINLIFEYIKDGKIYSIVFIVIGPGLWGEITATIGVKYNQEIIPSITIDDNFIKNLNCITGIEFLKQSETPGLGGRISEDWFKRSFEGKLLPLELKKEDSQINKNTIEAITGATITTNYILSIFNLELKKIIEEIFE, encoded by the coding sequence ATGAATAAAAGTAAATTAAAAGAAAACATAAAAACTATACTATATATATTCTTTATAACATTTATTTTTATTGGATTTCTAGGTTTTGTTAACTTTGTTTTTGAAGAGAAAATTAAAAGAAATGAAGAAATTTTTCTTATAAAAGCATTATTAAAATCTTCAGGTTTTGAAAAGAATACAAATATTTTAAACGAAATAAAAAAAGAATATAAATTAGAAATAAAAAATTTAAATATTTTATTTGAAAGCAGAAATGAAAATTTATTAATAAGTATATATAAAAATCTATTCTATAAAATAAATTTCAAAAATCATACTTTTTATCTTTTTTTTAATAGCTTTAATTTTAAAAAAGAATTTGAAAATATGATTAAAAATTTAAATAATAATTTTAATAATAATAAAACATTTATTAATCTTATTTTTGAATATATAAAAGATGGAAAAATTTACTCAATTGTTTTTATTGTAATAGGACCAGGATTATGGGGTGAAATAACTGCAACTATTGGAGTTAAATATAATCAAGAAATAATTCCATCTATTACTATAGATGATAATTTTATAAAGAATTTAAATTGTATAACAGGTATAGAGTTTTTAAAACAATCTGAAACACCTGGACTTGGTGGTAGAATATCTGAAGATTGGTTTAAAAGAAGTTTTGAAGGGAAACTATTACCGTTAGAATTAAAAAAAGAAGATTCTCAAATTAATAAAAATACTATTGAAGCTATAACTGGAGCAACTATAACAACAAATTATATTTTATCTATTTTTAACCTTGAATTAAAAAAAATAATTGAAGAGATCTTTGAATAG
- a CDS encoding NADH:ubiquinone reductase (Na(+)-transporting) subunit E (Part of the NQR complex which consists of NqrA, NqrB, NqrC, NqrD, NqrE and NqrF; NQR complex catalyzes the reduction of ubiquinone-1 to ubiquinol by two successive reactions, coupled with the transport of Na(+) ions from the cytoplasm to the periplasm; NqrE is probably involved in the second step, the conversion of ubisemiquinone to ubiquinol.) yields MNLISLYIFIGSILTNNILLTNFLGMCSFLAVSKDIKTSAGLGLAVTFVMTFTTGLNWLVYYFILVPLKLEFLRFIIFIIVIAAFVQILEMIIERVSENLYISLGIFLPLITVNCAILGVCLFMIIRNYNFINSVIYGFGGGLGWSFAIIVMAGIRSKLKLDKIPKGLENAGIALIIAGIMALIFTGFAGIIKI; encoded by the coding sequence ATGAATTTAATAAGTTTATATATATTTATTGGATCAATTTTAACAAATAATATTTTATTAACTAACTTTCTTGGAATGTGTTCTTTTTTGGCTGTTTCAAAGGATATTAAAACCTCAGCTGGATTAGGTCTTGCTGTTACTTTTGTTATGACTTTTACAACTGGCTTAAATTGGCTTGTATACTACTTTATTTTAGTCCCTCTAAAATTAGAATTTTTAAGATTTATTATATTTATTATTGTTATAGCTGCTTTTGTTCAAATATTAGAAATGATTATTGAAAGAGTTTCAGAAAATTTATACATTTCACTTGGAATTTTTCTTCCTTTAATAACTGTAAATTGTGCTATTCTTGGAGTATGTTTATTCATGATTATTAGAAATTATAATTTTATAAATTCTGTCATTTATGGTTTTGGTGGAGGACTTGGGTGGTCATTTGCAATAATTGTTATGGCGGGAATTAGATCAAAGTTAAAATTAGACAAAATACCAAAGGGATTAGAAAATGCTGGAATAGCATTAATAATAGCTGGTATAATGGCCTTAATATTTACAGGTTTTGCAGGCATTATAAAAATATGA
- a CDS encoding MotA/TolQ/ExbB proton channel family protein codes for MNNIFQAGGILMIPLFLTSIFAFAIILERFVYYNKINDFKENNFLRLKSFILAKSYDQSIAYLKNFKSPISMISETLIKEKNLTNVDLELVAELENIKASNNIYKFLPILKVLPNLSTMLGLLGTVLGMIKNFAIVAQVGTGDPKALASGISEALITTATGLFIAIPIMLFYTILENKASNIEDNIQVYTSEILKFLKD; via the coding sequence ATGAATAATATTTTTCAAGCTGGTGGTATTTTAATGATACCTTTATTTTTAACATCAATTTTTGCTTTTGCAATAATACTTGAAAGATTTGTTTATTATAATAAAATAAATGATTTTAAGGAAAATAATTTTTTAAGATTAAAATCTTTTATATTAGCTAAAAGTTATGATCAATCTATTGCTTATCTTAAAAATTTTAAATCTCCAATTTCAATGATATCTGAAACCTTAATAAAAGAGAAAAATTTAACAAATGTGGACCTTGAACTAGTAGCTGAGCTCGAAAACATAAAAGCTTCAAATAATATTTATAAATTTTTACCTATATTAAAAGTATTACCTAATCTTTCCACAATGCTTGGTCTTTTAGGTACTGTATTGGGAATGATTAAAAATTTTGCAATTGTAGCTCAAGTTGGGACTGGTGACCCAAAAGCTCTTGCATCAGGTATTTCTGAAGCTCTAATTACTACTGCTACTGGATTGTTTATAGCAATTCCTATAATGCTGTTTTATACAATTTTAGAAAACAAAGCTTCAAATATTGAAGATAATATTCAGGTTTATACCAGTGAAATATTAAAATTTTTAAAAGATTAA
- a CDS encoding LptF/LptG family permease, translating to MLFLLGSLRLIIDSILTTSSISFFIILKLLLLTIPQHIMISAPVAMNLSLALLFGNLSVNNEILAIKSFGINLNVFIKPILYFSIIVALFIYFDMEYLLSYSKNLYLEELNKHRVKSIESSIQEKKVGKYSNYEIYVDKIENNEKNKRKEFINIKIFEKSSDFQRLIYSKKGYILEFDDDDGEPSIALYLENGYVVNNIYNNDKLELIKINFSNFVIYFPKIKYYMSGDILEKRLKDLKNEIIQINEENKKIIHNLLKENPNLNIKEVLKSPYNYGLNSSRYIESIYYLKIGIIISTFIFAISGYSIVKGFRNLNIGFSIFISFIMIMLFYGVFLIFLNYMVSKTKLSIPVLYSVVLGFLFFLSLILIIRGRKF from the coding sequence ATGTTATTTTTATTGGGATCTTTAAGATTAATTATAGACTCTATTTTAACGACAAGTTCTATATCTTTTTTTATTATATTGAAGCTTTTACTACTCACAATACCCCAACATATTATGATTTCAGCTCCTGTAGCAATGAATTTGTCTCTTGCTCTTCTATTTGGTAACTTGTCGGTAAATAATGAGATATTAGCAATCAAGAGTTTTGGTATAAATTTAAATGTTTTTATAAAGCCAATTCTCTATTTTTCAATTATAGTTGCTCTTTTTATATATTTTGATATGGAATATTTACTTTCATATTCAAAAAATTTATATCTTGAAGAACTGAATAAACACAGAGTTAAATCAATAGAATCTTCTATACAAGAAAAAAAAGTGGGTAAATATTCTAATTATGAAATATATGTTGATAAAATAGAAAACAATGAAAAAAATAAGAGAAAAGAATTTATTAATATTAAAATATTTGAAAAATCATCAGATTTTCAGAGATTAATTTATTCAAAAAAAGGATATATTCTTGAATTTGATGATGATGATGGAGAACCATCAATAGCACTTTATTTAGAAAATGGTTATGTTGTAAATAACATTTATAATAATGATAAACTTGAATTAATAAAAATTAATTTTTCTAATTTTGTTATATATTTCCCAAAAATTAAATATTATATGAGTGGAGATATTTTAGAAAAACGATTAAAAGATTTAAAAAATGAAATAATACAGATTAATGAAGAAAATAAAAAAATAATACATAATTTACTAAAAGAGAATCCAAATTTAAATATAAAAGAAGTTTTAAAAAGTCCATATAATTATGGATTAAATAGTTCAAGATATATAGAAAGTATATATTATCTTAAAATTGGCATAATCATTTCGACTTTTATTTTTGCTATCTCTGGATACTCTATTGTTAAAGGTTTTAGAAACTTAAATATTGGATTTTCTATTTTTATTTCTTTTATAATGATTATGTTATTTTATGGTGTATTTCTTATTTTTCTAAACTATATGGTTTCAAAAACTAAATTATCAATTCCTGTTTTATATTCAGTGGTTTTAGGATTTCTATTCTTTCTATCCTTAATTTTGATAATAAGAGGAAGAAAATTTTAA
- the cbiB gene encoding adenosylcobinamide-phosphate synthase CbiB — protein sequence MKLKKGKVIEKIIVFILAFLIDIIFGEYPSIIHPVCYMGFLGKKTYKIIEKINFKKDKIRKTIYFFSGMFSLIIEVSFWIFIIFLLKSLIEKYLELIISIIFNKNVYKIIFCLQILIDSLILKSTFSIRSLYIHVNNCITGDIFKLRNEVSKIVSRNVENLNKNQLYSAALESLSENIPDSILAPIFYFLIFGLYGSIIYRIVNTYDALFGYRNEKYEFFGKFCARTDDILNFIPARLSIIFIIPINPLNSLKYIKKYGNIKINGTYPMSAFAGIQNLSFEKPNCYKFEGKPPEMENIIVGLNHFKIIIFLIFIFTIFSLTIIK from the coding sequence ATAAAATTAAAAAAAGGAAAAGTTATAGAAAAAATTATTGTTTTTATTTTAGCTTTTCTTATAGATATTATATTTGGAGAATATCCTTCAATTATTCACCCTGTCTGCTATATGGGGTTTTTAGGGAAAAAAACTTATAAAATTATCGAGAAAATAAATTTTAAAAAAGATAAAATTAGAAAAACAATCTATTTTTTTTCCGGAATGTTTTCTTTAATAATAGAAGTAAGTTTTTGGATTTTTATAATATTTTTACTTAAATCATTAATAGAAAAATACTTAGAATTAATAATTTCTATTATTTTTAATAAAAATGTTTATAAAATAATATTTTGCTTACAGATTTTAATAGATTCTTTAATATTAAAGTCTACATTTTCTATAAGATCACTCTATATTCATGTAAATAATTGTATTACAGGAGACATTTTTAAATTAAGAAATGAAGTTTCCAAAATAGTAAGTAGAAATGTTGAAAACCTTAATAAAAATCAACTTTATTCAGCTGCCCTTGAAAGTCTTTCAGAGAATATTCCTGACAGTATACTTGCTCCTATTTTTTACTTCTTAATATTCGGACTATATGGAAGTATAATATATAGAATTGTAAATACATATGATGCTCTATTTGGATATAGAAATGAAAAATATGAATTTTTTGGAAAATTTTGTGCTAGAACAGATGATATATTAAACTTTATTCCAGCACGATTGTCCATAATATTTATTATTCCTATTAATCCATTAAACAGTTTAAAATATATTAAAAAATATGGTAATATAAAAATAAATGGCACCTATCCAATGTCTGCATTTGCAGGTATTCAAAATTTGAGTTTTGAAAAACCTAATTGTTATAAATTTGAAGGAAAACCTCCAGAAATGGAAAATATTATTGTTGGATTAAACCATTTTAAAATTATTATCTTTTTAATTTTTATATTTACAATTTTTAGCTTAACAATAATTAAATAA
- a CDS encoding RnfABCDGE type electron transport complex subunit D, with the protein MELLKIQKQKPMTIVLISLIPIILFSTLIFGIKVLILLIINSIVAYICEYLFLYKKNEKVSEAVFVTSFLYTLTLPPTIPLYISLIGIVFAIVIGKMVFGGFGRNIFNPALTGRAFIYINFGVLMTSKWVTPIINLESNFSINISDFINKLIKIKYDSITSATPLVKPENFNLLSLITGFIPGSIGETSAIIIIICGIFLLIKKVANIKSVFHTLLSFLIFQTILYLINKNDFMNPIYAIFSGGFLFGLFFMVTDPVSSPNKDKSKILYGIIIGFLTVLIREFANWREGMMFAILFGNMIAPTLDILFVKK; encoded by the coding sequence ATGGAATTATTGAAAATTCAAAAACAAAAACCAATGACAATTGTTTTAATTTCTTTAATTCCTATAATTTTATTCTCAACTTTAATTTTTGGTATAAAAGTTCTTATACTTTTAATAATAAATTCAATAGTAGCTTATATATGTGAGTACCTTTTTTTATATAAAAAAAATGAAAAAGTATCAGAAGCTGTTTTTGTAACTTCATTTCTTTACACTTTGACATTACCTCCCACAATTCCTTTATATATTTCACTTATAGGAATTGTTTTTGCCATTGTAATCGGAAAAATGGTTTTTGGTGGTTTTGGAAGAAATATTTTTAACCCTGCTTTAACAGGCAGAGCTTTTATTTATATAAATTTTGGAGTTTTAATGACTTCAAAATGGGTAACCCCAATAATCAATTTAGAAAGTAATTTTTCTATAAATATTTCAGATTTTATAAATAAACTAATAAAAATAAAATATGATTCTATAACTTCTGCAACACCTCTTGTTAAACCAGAAAATTTTAATCTATTATCATTAATTACTGGTTTTATTCCAGGATCAATAGGTGAAACTTCAGCAATAATTATTATAATTTGTGGGATTTTTTTATTAATAAAAAAAGTTGCAAATATTAAATCAGTTTTCCATACACTTTTATCTTTTCTAATTTTTCAAACAATACTTTATCTAATTAATAAAAATGACTTTATGAACCCTATATATGCTATATTTTCTGGTGGATTCTTATTCGGTCTGTTTTTTATGGTTACTGACCCTGTATCATCTCCAAATAAAGACAAATCTAAAATTTTATATGGAATTATTATTGGATTTTTAACTGTATTAATAAGAGAATTTGCAAATTGGAGAGAAGGAATGATGTTTGCAATTCTTTTTGGTAACATGATTGCACCGACTCTTGACATACTTTTTGTCAAAAAATAA
- a CDS encoding RNA polymerase subunit sigma, with product MEKNFYNIVGQKIKDSKYCIIFTGAGISVESGIPPFRGKDGIWNKYDPEFLYIDNYLNNPFSCWKVIKEIFYDYFSNIKPNKAHIVIGNLYKKGFVKTVITQNIDNLHQEGGCENVIEFHGNLNKFICLKCNKTFNIENISIEEKPPFCNYCKFPLKPDIIFFGEAIKEDAIKKSIDEINKADLLIIIGTSGEVAPANNLPFIAKRNNCFIVEINIVESIFTKTIVDIFLKEKASIAMEKIELEVT from the coding sequence ATGGAAAAGAACTTTTATAACATTGTTGGACAAAAAATAAAAGATTCAAAATACTGTATTATTTTTACAGGAGCTGGTATATCTGTAGAAAGTGGAATTCCTCCATTCAGAGGAAAAGATGGAATATGGAATAAATACGATCCAGAGTTTCTATATATTGATAATTATCTTAATAATCCATTTAGTTGCTGGAAAGTTATAAAAGAAATATTTTATGATTATTTTTCTAATATTAAACCTAATAAAGCTCACATAGTAATAGGAAATCTTTATAAAAAAGGGTTTGTCAAAACAGTAATAACACAAAATATTGATAACCTACACCAAGAAGGAGGATGTGAAAATGTTATAGAATTTCATGGTAATCTTAATAAATTCATTTGTTTAAAGTGCAATAAAACATTTAACATAGAAAATATATCTATAGAAGAAAAACCACCATTTTGTAATTATTGCAAATTTCCATTAAAACCAGATATTATATTTTTTGGTGAAGCTATTAAAGAAGATGCTATTAAAAAATCAATTGATGAAATAAATAAAGCTGATTTATTAATTATAATAGGAACTTCAGGAGAAGTTGCTCCAGCTAATAATTTACCATTTATTGCAAAAAGAAATAACTGCTTTATAGTAGAAATAAATATTGTAGAATCAATTTTTACAAAAACTATTGTAGATATATTTTTAAAAGAAAAAGCTTCAATTGCTATGGAAAAAATAGAACTTGAAGTAACATAA
- a CDS encoding 2Fe-2S iron-sulfur cluster binding domain-containing protein gives MFYFLIIQAEFYNLLKNILIISTFTSILTLIIIIIDSTVGNYGIKKIIINNKKTLEVEGGKSLLASLTSNNIFIPSACGGKGACGLCKIKLLSPKNTTILPTEVPWLSKDEINQNIRLSCQFKVKEDLEIFIPEEFFNIKKFEVEVVEIFDLTYDIKGLKLKLLNPDKIEFKAGQFIQIEVPPYELSENTVYRAYSISSEPYEYNNIELMIRYVKNGICTTYIHKYLKVGDKLTINGPYGEFYLRETDSDIVFIAGGSGMAPIKSIILDMIRKNITHRKSLFIFGARTTKDLFLIEYFKEIEKKLPNFTFIPIVSEPKPEEDWKGETGLVTDAVKKYIKDTSNLEAYLCGSPGMIDACVKLLTSMGLDINKIYYDKFA, from the coding sequence ATGTTTTACTTTTTAATTATTCAAGCAGAATTTTATAATCTTCTAAAAAATATTTTAATAATCTCAACTTTTACTTCTATTTTAACATTAATAATAATTATTATTGATTCAACAGTTGGTAATTATGGTATAAAAAAAATAATTATTAATAACAAAAAAACTTTAGAAGTAGAAGGCGGAAAAAGTTTACTAGCTTCTCTTACATCTAATAATATTTTTATCCCTTCTGCTTGTGGAGGAAAAGGTGCTTGTGGTTTATGTAAAATTAAATTATTATCGCCAAAAAATACAACTATTTTACCTACTGAAGTTCCTTGGCTTTCTAAAGATGAAATAAATCAAAATATACGACTTTCGTGTCAATTTAAGGTTAAAGAAGATTTAGAAATATTTATTCCAGAAGAATTTTTTAATATTAAAAAGTTTGAAGTAGAGGTTGTTGAAATTTTTGATCTAACATATGACATTAAAGGATTAAAATTAAAATTACTTAATCCTGATAAAATAGAATTTAAAGCTGGTCAGTTTATTCAAATAGAAGTCCCTCCATATGAACTTTCAGAAAATACTGTTTATAGAGCATATTCAATATCATCTGAACCTTATGAGTACAACAATATAGAATTAATGATAAGATATGTAAAAAATGGTATCTGCACAACTTATATACACAAGTATCTTAAAGTAGGTGATAAATTAACAATAAATGGACCTTATGGAGAATTTTATTTAAGAGAGACTGATTCTGATATTGTTTTTATTGCTGGTGGATCTGGAATGGCGCCAATAAAATCAATTATATTGGACATGATAAGAAAAAATATTACCCATAGAAAATCACTATTTATTTTTGGCGCAAGAACAACAAAAGATCTCTTTCTAATTGAATATTTTAAAGAAATTGAAAAAAAACTTCCAAATTTTACTTTTATACCAATCGTTTCCGAACCAAAACCAGAAGAAGATTGGAAAGGTGAAACTGGCCTTGTAACAGATGCTGTAAAAAAATATATTAAAGATACCTCAAATCTTGAAGCTTATCTTTGTGGTAGTCCAGGTATGATAGATGCTTGTGTAAAACTTCTAACTTCAATGGGACTAGATATTAATAAAATATATTATGACAAATTTGCTTAA
- a CDS encoding alpha/beta hydrolase: MEFRKNIKIINFLTILILYLIFNGKIIMGNELNNNVDNIINFFYSNQNKENKTPFNNSFYTNIEFFTLKGIRTELKIHYRIWTNYELFYKYPQNIKNFDKKCIEKLFLIHGFAGSTYSYQNFSENFLEIINNNENLKNNNLKSKIFFIFAIDLPNFGYSERKKIKLSSVDFSLIILKLLKEFDKNYYLENIEWTLFGHSMGGRICLYTIYLYENFIENFEILFESKIKQSKNLFKIFNFFNINEVTNNEEYKKILLKNRFILISPAINNSKRSDIFLKISFIKKFLVEFIKTQLNYDSIKKILKFVYNKSPQEKDIYGYLNPLILPKTIENVLYMLDINDIINIYEFIYEINREFVFIWGENDNVVKLNDENLKIIERLKFKKLYIINGSGHCPMETETLQFIGPIIQIFYK, translated from the coding sequence ATGGAATTCAGAAAAAATATAAAAATTATTAATTTTTTAACAATATTAATCCTTTATTTAATATTTAATGGTAAAATAATAATGGGAAATGAATTAAATAATAATGTTGACAACATTATAAACTTTTTTTATTCTAACCAGAATAAAGAGAATAAAACCCCCTTTAATAACAGTTTTTATACAAATATAGAATTTTTCACATTGAAAGGAATTAGAACAGAATTAAAAATTCATTATAGAATCTGGACAAATTATGAACTATTTTACAAATATCCCCAAAATATTAAAAATTTTGACAAAAAATGTATTGAAAAATTATTTTTAATTCATGGTTTTGCAGGTTCAACATATTCTTATCAGAATTTTTCAGAAAATTTTTTAGAAATAATTAATAACAATGAAAATTTAAAGAATAATAATTTAAAAAGTAAAATTTTTTTTATATTTGCAATTGATTTACCAAATTTTGGTTATTCTGAAAGAAAAAAAATAAAACTATCTTCGGTTGATTTCTCTTTAATAATTTTAAAACTTTTAAAAGAGTTTGATAAAAATTATTATTTAGAAAATATTGAGTGGACATTGTTTGGACACTCTATGGGCGGTAGAATATGTTTATATACCATCTATCTTTATGAAAATTTTATTGAAAATTTTGAAATATTGTTTGAATCAAAAATCAAACAAAGTAAAAATCTATTTAAAATTTTTAATTTTTTCAATATAAATGAAGTTACAAACAATGAAGAATACAAAAAAATTCTACTCAAAAATAGATTTATATTAATTTCACCTGCTATAAATAATAGCAAAAGATCAGATATATTTTTAAAAATATCATTTATAAAAAAGTTTTTAGTTGAGTTTATTAAAACTCAATTAAATTATGATTCTATCAAAAAAATACTAAAATTTGTATATAATAAATCTCCACAAGAAAAAGATATTTATGGATATTTAAATCCTCTAATATTACCTAAAACAATTGAAAATGTCCTCTATATGCTAGATATAAATGATATTATAAACATTTATGAATTTATATACGAAATTAATAGAGAGTTTGTGTTTATATGGGGTGAAAATGATAATGTGGTTAAGCTTAATGATGAAAACTTAAAAATAATAGAAAGATTAAAATTCAAGAAACTTTATATTATAAATGGAAGTGGACATTGTCCAATGGAAACAGAGACCCTTCAATTTATTGGCCCAATAATACAAATTTTTTATAAATAA
- a CDS encoding aminotransferase class I/II-fold pyridoxal phosphate-dependent enzyme: MKIDHGGIKNKNFTDFSISINPLTPKFINKYFYKELNYLDRKYNYIEWIENNFQNYFGNYSIITAGATEAFHIIGNNILNNFEIIIPCPNYSEYKKISLFNSTNKLYEINYFNKNDLELETILDKLKKIRKKSKNKIAIIIGNPNNPSGIYKNLFDFLVEIEKYETLTIIDEAFIHFIPDNFYKINEDFKKSLFSNKIKKIDHNNIIYIQTFTKFLGTPGIRVGFVLTKKYSSVFKKHRLLWGIGSSGYLLVEKIIENIDYLDKFRNETCKFLEKEKKKFFRFMFCKSDTNFFIIKLKEKQKFLEILNNNFVNVRDLYNFKLKDFIRIGLKRKDENIILYKILKENKNFICL, from the coding sequence ATGAAAATTGATCATGGTGGAATAAAAAATAAAAATTTTACCGATTTCTCAATTTCTATAAACCCTTTAACTCCAAAATTTATAAATAAATATTTTTATAAAGAACTTAATTATTTAGATAGAAAATACAATTATATAGAGTGGATAGAAAATAATTTTCAAAATTATTTTGGCAATTATTCAATTATTACTGCAGGAGCAACAGAAGCTTTTCATATTATAGGAAATAATATCTTAAATAACTTTGAAATTATTATTCCATGTCCAAATTATTCAGAATATAAAAAAATTTCTTTATTTAATTCTACAAATAAATTATATGAAATTAATTACTTTAATAAAAATGATTTAGAATTAGAAACTATTTTAGATAAATTAAAAAAAATTAGGAAAAAAAGCAAAAATAAAATTGCTATCATTATAGGAAACCCTAATAATCCATCAGGAATATATAAAAATTTATTTGATTTTTTAGTTGAAATAGAAAAATATGAGACTTTAACTATTATTGATGAAGCATTTATACATTTTATTCCTGATAATTTTTATAAAATTAATGAAGATTTTAAAAAATCACTTTTTTCAAATAAAATAAAAAAAATTGACCACAACAACATTATATATATTCAAACCTTCACAAAATTTCTAGGTACACCTGGAATAAGAGTAGGTTTTGTTTTAACAAAAAAATATAGTTCTGTTTTTAAAAAACATAGGCTTTTATGGGGTATAGGTTCTAGTGGATATCTATTGGTTGAAAAAATAATTGAAAATATTGATTATTTAGATAAATTTAGGAATGAAACTTGTAAATTTTTAGAAAAAGAGAAAAAGAAATTTTTTAGATTTATGTTTTGTAAATCTGATACTAATTTTTTTATAATAAAACTAAAGGAAAAGCAAAAATTTCTAGAAATATTAAACAATAATTTTGTAAATGTTAGAGATCTTTATAATTTTAAATTAAAAGATTTCATTAGAATTGGTTTAAAAAGAAAAGATGAAAATATTATTCTTTATAAAATTTTAAAAGAAAATAAAAATTTTATTTGTTTATAA